Within the Comamonadaceae bacterium OTU4NAUVB1 genome, the region TGGAGAGCCGCCATCCGAAGTACGCCGTGGGCGACTTCGTGGTCGGCTTCGGCGGCTGGCAGGAGTACAGCGTGGCCGACGCGAACCAGCCGGGCACGCTGCGCAAGGTCGACACCACGCATGTCCCGCTGTCGCATTACCTGGGCGCTGTCGGCATGCCGGGCGTGACGGCCTGGTACGGGCTGGTGAAGATCATCGCGCCCAAGGAAGGCGACACGGTGGTGGTCTCGGCGGCCACCGGCGCGGTCGGCAGCGCCTTCGCGGCACTGGCCAAGGCGCGCGGCTTGCGCGTGGTGGGCATCGCCGGCGGGCCCGAGAAATGCGCCTACGCCACCGACACGCTCGGCTTCGACGCCTGCATCGACTACAAGCGGCACGAGGACGCCAAGTCCCTGGGCAAGGCGCTCAAGGAGGCCTGTCCCGACGGCATCGACGGCTACTTCGAGAACGTCGGCGGCATGATCTTCGACGCCGTGCTCTCGCGCACCAACGCCTTCGCCCGCGTCGCCCTGTGCGGGATGATCGCCGGCTACGACGGCGCGCCGCTGCCGCTGGCCAACCCGGCGCTGATCCTGGTCAACCGCCTGAAGGTGGAGGGCTTCATCGTCAGCGAGCACATGGACGTCTGGCCCGAGGCCCTGAAGGAACTCGGCGGCCTGGTGGCGTCGGGCAAGCTGCGCCCGCGCGAGTCGGTGGCCGAGGGCATCGAGGCCGCGCCGGAGGCGTTCCTGGGCCTGCTCAAGGGCCGCAACTTCGGCAAGCAGCTGGTCAAGCTGGTCTGAGCCCGCGGCCCCGTCCCGCCAAGGAACACGCATGCACGACCTGATCCTCCACCACTACCCGCGTTCGCCCTTCTCCGAGAAGGTGCGGCTCCTGCTGGGCCACAAGCAGCTGGCCTGGAAGTCGGTGCTGATCCCGGCGATCAACCCCAAGCCCGACGTCGTGGCGCTGACCGGCGGCTACCGCCGCACGCCGCTGCTGCAGGTGGGCTGCGACATCTACTGCGACACGGCCCTCATCGCCGACGTGCTGGAGCACCTGGCGCCGACGCCGACGGCCTACCCGGAGCCCGAAAAGGGCATGTCGCGCATCCTCGCGCAGTGGGCCGACAGCACCTTGTTCTGGGCCGCGATGGCGTTCAACCTGCAGCCCCGGGGGGCGGCCGAGCTGTTCGCCGGCGCGCCGCCCGAGGCGGCCAAGGCGTTCGCCGACGACCGCGCGAAGATGAGCGCCGGCGGCATGACGCGCCTGCGTCCGGCCGATGCCGCGGGCGCCTACAAGTCCTACCTGCGCCGGCTTTCGGACATGCTCGACGACAAGCCCTTCCTGCTGGGCGAGGCGCCCTGCATCGCCGACTTCTCGGCCTATCACCCGCTGTGGTACACGCGGCGCATCGAATCGCTCAAGGAGATCCTCGATCTCACTCCCGCCGTGCTCGACTGGATGGACCGCATGGCCGCCATCGGCCACGGCGCGTCGACGCCGATGACCTCGACCGAGGCCATCGAGGCGGCCCGGGCCGCCCAGCCGCGCACGCTGCTCTCCGACAGCACCTTCCAGGACGACCACGGCATCCCCCTGGGCAGTCAGGTGACGGTGCGCGCCGAGACCTTCGGCCTCGAAGAGACGGCCGGCGCGCTGGTCGCCGCCACGCGCATGCACTACACGCTGCGGCGCACCGACGCGCGCGCGGGCACGCTCGACGTGCATTTCCCGCGCATCGGCTACGTGCTGAAGCTGGCCGAGGTGGGCACGCCATGATCGACGACTTCCACGGCCGCACGGCGGTCATCACCGGCGCGGGTTCGGGCTTCGGGCTCGAGGCGGCGCGCATCGGCGCGGCCCGCGGCATGAACCTGGTGCTGGTCGACGTGCAGGCCGACGCCCTCGACGCCGCGCGCGCGGAACTCGAGGCCACCGGCGTGGCGGTGATGGCGCACCGCGTGGACGTCGCCGACGCGGCGCAGATGGAGGCGCTCGCGCAGGCGGTGCTGGAGCGCTTCGGCGCGCCGCACTTCGTCTTCAACAACGCCGGTGTCGGCGCGGGCGGGCTGGTCTGGGAGAACACCGTCGCCGACTGGGACTGGGTGCTGGGCGTCGACCTGATGGGCGTGGTCCACGGCGTGCGCCTGTTCGTGCCGATGATGCTGGAGGCCGCCGCGCGCGACCCCGCCTGGCGCGGCCATGTGGTCAACACCGCCAGCATGGCCGGCCTGCTCACGCCCCCCAACATGGGCATCTACAACGCCGCCAAGGCGGCCGTCGTGAGCCTGACCGAGACGCTCTACCAGGACCTCTCGCTGGTCACGACCCAGGTCGGCGCCAGCCTGCTGTGCCCGTACTTCGTGCCCACCGGCATCACCACCAGCGACCGCAACCGGCCCGGCACGCTGGCCGCCGGCGCCGAGACCCCGAGCCAGATG harbors:
- a CDS encoding SDR family oxidoreductase, whose amino-acid sequence is MIDDFHGRTAVITGAGSGFGLEAARIGAARGMNLVLVDVQADALDAARAELEATGVAVMAHRVDVADAAQMEALAQAVLERFGAPHFVFNNAGVGAGGLVWENTVADWDWVLGVDLMGVVHGVRLFVPMMLEAAARDPAWRGHVVNTASMAGLLTPPNMGIYNAAKAAVVSLTETLYQDLSLVTTQVGASLLCPYFVPTGITTSDRNRPGTLAAGAETPSQMIGRAMTAKAVGGGKVSAADVAAMVFDAMAANRFYVFSHPKALGNVRSRMEHIVAGTNPADPFLERPDIGERLRAQLRG
- a CDS encoding NADP-dependent oxidoreductase, yielding MPTNRQQLLDNRPEGEAVAGNFRLATAETPALADGQVLVRHHYLSLDPYMRGRMNDAKSYAQPQPLGEVMQGGTAGEVVESRHPKYAVGDFVVGFGGWQEYSVADANQPGTLRKVDTTHVPLSHYLGAVGMPGVTAWYGLVKIIAPKEGDTVVVSAATGAVGSAFAALAKARGLRVVGIAGGPEKCAYATDTLGFDACIDYKRHEDAKSLGKALKEACPDGIDGYFENVGGMIFDAVLSRTNAFARVALCGMIAGYDGAPLPLANPALILVNRLKVEGFIVSEHMDVWPEALKELGGLVASGKLRPRESVAEGIEAAPEAFLGLLKGRNFGKQLVKLV
- a CDS encoding glutathione S-transferase family protein, which encodes MHDLILHHYPRSPFSEKVRLLLGHKQLAWKSVLIPAINPKPDVVALTGGYRRTPLLQVGCDIYCDTALIADVLEHLAPTPTAYPEPEKGMSRILAQWADSTLFWAAMAFNLQPRGAAELFAGAPPEAAKAFADDRAKMSAGGMTRLRPADAAGAYKSYLRRLSDMLDDKPFLLGEAPCIADFSAYHPLWYTRRIESLKEILDLTPAVLDWMDRMAAIGHGASTPMTSTEAIEAARAAQPRTLLSDSTFQDDHGIPLGSQVTVRAETFGLEETAGALVAATRMHYTLRRTDARAGTLDVHFPRIGYVLKLAEVGTP